In the Hymenobacter volaticus genome, one interval contains:
- a CDS encoding glycoside hydrolase family 18 protein gives MRNVLYLALLLVAAGSTALLPIRPASTVAAPRMAIIAYYAGDATGFRQYPTDKLTHIIYSFLHLKNTAFAFDNPKDKATVAALVALKSQNPQLKVMLSLGGWGGCETCSQVFATAQGRNEFAASVKQVLTDTHTDGIDLDWEYPAVAGPPGHRFAPEDRHNFTLLVQSLRTTLGKNYEISFAAGGFPDYLRHAVEWPAVMPLVDRVNLMSYDLVNGYSTTTGHHTPLYSTTQQVPSIDNGVRFLDSVGVAPGKIVVGAAFYARVFSGVPPRNQGLEQAGKFKQTFNYKDFADSLSATRGFVSYWDDVAKAPYAYSARRQEFASFDNEKSIQLKTHYVRAKHLGGIMFWELTGDKPQHGLLDYLYQAAR, from the coding sequence ATGAGAAATGTTCTGTACCTAGCGCTGCTGCTTGTCGCGGCGGGGAGCACGGCTTTGCTTCCCATTCGTCCTGCTTCTACTGTTGCCGCGCCCCGCATGGCCATTATTGCCTACTACGCCGGCGATGCTACTGGCTTTCGGCAATATCCGACCGACAAGCTCACGCACATTATCTACAGCTTTCTGCACCTAAAAAACACGGCCTTTGCCTTCGACAACCCCAAGGATAAAGCCACGGTGGCTGCGCTCGTAGCCCTCAAGAGCCAGAACCCCCAGTTGAAAGTGATGCTTTCGTTGGGCGGCTGGGGCGGCTGCGAAACCTGCTCACAGGTATTTGCTACCGCCCAAGGGCGCAACGAGTTTGCGGCTTCCGTCAAGCAAGTGCTTACTGACACCCACACCGACGGCATTGACTTGGATTGGGAATACCCGGCTGTTGCCGGTCCACCCGGCCACCGTTTTGCGCCCGAAGACCGCCACAACTTCACCTTGCTGGTACAATCCCTGCGCACCACGCTCGGCAAAAACTACGAAATAAGCTTCGCTGCCGGCGGTTTTCCCGACTACCTCCGCCACGCCGTAGAGTGGCCGGCCGTGATGCCCTTGGTTGACCGCGTCAACCTGATGAGCTACGACTTAGTCAACGGCTACAGCACTACCACGGGCCACCACACCCCTTTGTATTCCACTACGCAGCAAGTACCCTCCATCGACAACGGCGTGCGCTTCCTCGATTCGGTGGGTGTGGCGCCGGGCAAGATTGTTGTTGGCGCGGCTTTTTACGCCCGGGTGTTTAGCGGCGTTCCGCCCCGGAACCAGGGGCTGGAGCAAGCCGGAAAATTTAAGCAGACCTTTAACTACAAGGATTTTGCCGACAGTCTGTCGGCAACACGGGGCTTCGTTTCGTATTGGGACGACGTAGCCAAGGCCCCGTACGCCTACAGTGCCCGCCGCCAGGAGTTTGCCTCCTTCGACAACGAGAAATCCATTCAACTGAAAACCCACTATGTCCGCGCCAAACACCTCGGCGGCATCATGTTTTGGGAACTGACCGGCGACAAGCCTCAACACGGCCTGCTGGATTACTTATACCAAGCTGCCCGCTAG
- a CDS encoding arginase family protein → MDPETGVRNAKAIADYSLQLAACVAGLVQEGIFPVVLGGDCSILIGNMLGLKQIGTYGLFFLDGHTDYAWPGLSASGGAAGMDLALVTGRGPTQLTNLGGLSPYVRAEHAWCVGNRDEDEAYLAAMAASTIHYTDLATVRKLGPHACAQAFLHHVRSAKLDGFWIHFDVDVLDSTLMPAVDSPQPGACLTRN, encoded by the coding sequence TTGGACCCAGAGACTGGGGTGCGCAACGCGAAAGCCATTGCCGACTATTCGCTGCAGTTGGCGGCCTGCGTAGCGGGCCTAGTGCAAGAGGGCATCTTCCCGGTGGTGCTTGGGGGCGACTGTAGCATCTTGATAGGGAATATGCTGGGGTTAAAGCAAATTGGCACGTACGGCCTGTTCTTTCTGGATGGCCACACGGATTATGCTTGGCCCGGGTTATCGGCCTCGGGCGGGGCCGCGGGTATGGACCTAGCTCTCGTAACGGGCCGTGGTCCAACTCAACTCACCAATCTGGGTGGTCTAAGTCCTTACGTGCGGGCCGAGCACGCGTGGTGCGTAGGCAACCGCGACGAAGACGAAGCCTACCTAGCCGCAATGGCGGCCTCGACTATTCATTATACCGACTTGGCGACCGTCCGGAAATTGGGGCCACACGCCTGCGCACAGGCTTTTCTTCACCACGTCAGATCCGCTAAACTCGATGGGTTTTGGATTCATTTCGACGTGGATGTACTCGACAGCACGCTCATGCCTGCCGTAGACTCACCTCAACCCGGGGCTTGTCTTACGCGGAACTAG